Proteins from a single region of Catenulispora acidiphila DSM 44928:
- a CDS encoding extracellular solute-binding protein, giving the protein MNATPLNAAASRRSFLLGGLSIVGAAALSGCSVTGTSQKKGSAGSGSGTINVLFMQQAGYSTDDVTKMTAAFTKQYPDIKVNPTYVAYEALHDKIVTAAAAGTYDVVLIDVIWPAEFGKKNIVADVTSRYPADWKDTMLGGALLTADYDGKQYGVPWGMDTKFFYYNKALLAKAGVDASTLGTWSGVLQAAKALKQAKVVEYPLAWSWSQAEAIMCDYTQLVGAFGGSFTDSAGNLTLNKGGAVDALAWMRQSIVDGLTNPSSTTFLEADVEKTMNNGQAAFGLNWTYYLGSSNDPKNSQVPGQIVVAQTPAGPSGKRPGVNGAMALSVSTGSKNQDAAWKYISWIAGEDQVDQFAKDEMPIWKKSFTTPSVVSSAPDMFAVAAKQLDDLVVRPQFVNYNAVSQVIQVELQNALLGKKPAQQALDDAVKAAQPLMGG; this is encoded by the coding sequence ATGAACGCCACTCCTTTGAACGCCGCAGCCTCACGCCGCTCGTTCCTCCTCGGCGGCCTGTCCATAGTCGGCGCGGCCGCCCTGTCCGGGTGCAGCGTCACCGGCACCTCGCAGAAGAAGGGCTCCGCGGGCTCCGGCTCCGGCACCATCAATGTCCTGTTCATGCAGCAGGCCGGCTACAGCACCGACGACGTCACGAAGATGACCGCCGCGTTCACCAAGCAGTACCCGGACATCAAGGTCAACCCCACCTACGTCGCCTACGAGGCGCTGCACGACAAGATCGTCACCGCCGCCGCGGCCGGCACCTACGACGTGGTGCTCATCGACGTCATCTGGCCGGCGGAGTTCGGCAAGAAGAACATCGTCGCCGACGTCACCTCCCGCTACCCGGCGGACTGGAAGGACACGATGCTCGGCGGCGCGCTGCTGACCGCCGACTACGACGGCAAGCAGTACGGCGTGCCGTGGGGGATGGACACCAAGTTCTTCTACTACAACAAGGCCCTGCTGGCGAAGGCCGGCGTCGACGCCTCCACGCTGGGCACTTGGAGCGGCGTGCTCCAGGCGGCCAAGGCGCTGAAGCAAGCCAAGGTCGTGGAGTACCCGCTGGCGTGGAGCTGGTCGCAGGCCGAGGCCATCATGTGCGACTACACGCAGCTGGTCGGCGCGTTCGGCGGGTCGTTCACCGACAGCGCCGGCAACCTCACCCTGAACAAGGGCGGCGCGGTGGACGCGCTGGCCTGGATGCGCCAGAGCATCGTCGACGGTCTGACCAACCCCTCCTCCACCACGTTCCTGGAAGCCGACGTGGAGAAGACGATGAACAACGGCCAGGCGGCGTTCGGTCTGAACTGGACCTACTACCTGGGCTCCTCCAACGACCCGAAGAACTCCCAGGTCCCCGGGCAGATCGTGGTCGCCCAGACCCCGGCCGGCCCGAGCGGGAAGCGCCCGGGCGTCAACGGCGCGATGGCGCTGTCGGTGTCCACGGGCAGCAAGAACCAGGACGCCGCCTGGAAGTACATCTCCTGGATCGCCGGGGAGGACCAGGTCGACCAGTTCGCCAAGGACGAGATGCCGATCTGGAAGAAGTCCTTCACCACCCCCTCGGTGGTCTCCTCGGCGCCGGACATGTTCGCCGTCGCCGCCAAGCAGCTCGACGACCTGGTCGTGCGCCCGCAGTTCGTGAACTACAACGCGGTCTCCCAGGTCATCCAGGTCGAGCTGCAGAACGCGCTGCTGGGCAAGAAGCCCGCGCAGCAGGCGCTGGACGACGCGGTGAAGGCCGCGCAGCCGCTGATGGGGGGCTGA
- a CDS encoding SIS domain-containing protein produces the protein MESQTSTGPSTSEGTSTATPTTRIPYIEGRDKQPQALERVVAHIGAALAGPTADRLSAVRRPLFTGIGASHAALAVPVERLRAAGIAAQRVLAHEICDNAKGFDTDLVVGVSQSGRSSETIAAFKALDHAARLAVLNVTPSPLGELATLTVDLGNEPDSFASTIGFTGTVVALDLIAAAIAGERDAAQGWSGIAEKVAAVRTHAADVISTLSERAGLCVAADFVASGASRASAEEGALLLREVARTPSAASATRNYLHGEMESAGRTLHVVFGDGREIELARTLADAGHLTVLITSMDAALVANLAVIRVPAATPAARVVLETVVTQELAAALAVERQVPVEGFVFANNDTKQGGLDPAAFAARSSTASE, from the coding sequence ATGGAATCGCAGACCAGCACCGGCCCGAGCACTAGCGAAGGCACGAGCACCGCCACGCCGACAACCCGCATCCCCTACATCGAGGGCCGCGACAAGCAACCGCAGGCGCTGGAACGCGTCGTCGCCCACATCGGCGCGGCACTCGCGGGCCCGACCGCCGACCGGCTGAGCGCAGTCAGGCGTCCCCTGTTCACCGGGATCGGCGCGTCGCACGCGGCGCTCGCCGTCCCGGTCGAACGGCTGCGGGCCGCCGGCATCGCAGCCCAGCGCGTCCTGGCCCACGAGATCTGCGACAACGCCAAGGGATTCGACACCGACCTGGTCGTCGGGGTGTCGCAGAGCGGACGCAGCTCGGAGACCATCGCCGCGTTCAAGGCACTCGACCACGCGGCGCGCCTCGCGGTCCTGAACGTCACGCCGTCCCCGCTCGGCGAGCTGGCGACGCTGACGGTCGACCTCGGCAACGAGCCGGACTCGTTCGCCTCGACCATCGGCTTCACCGGGACCGTCGTCGCCCTCGACCTCATCGCCGCCGCCATCGCCGGGGAGCGCGACGCGGCGCAGGGCTGGAGCGGCATCGCTGAGAAGGTGGCAGCGGTCCGGACGCACGCCGCAGACGTCATCAGCACCCTGAGTGAGCGTGCAGGCCTGTGCGTCGCGGCCGACTTCGTGGCCTCCGGAGCGTCCCGCGCCTCAGCTGAGGAGGGCGCACTGCTCCTGCGCGAAGTCGCCCGGACTCCGTCTGCCGCCTCGGCAACGCGGAACTATCTGCACGGCGAAATGGAATCCGCGGGCCGCACGCTGCACGTCGTCTTCGGCGACGGCCGGGAGATCGAGCTCGCCCGCACCTTGGCCGACGCGGGGCATCTCACGGTGCTGATCACAAGCATGGACGCAGCTCTCGTCGCCAACCTCGCCGTCATACGAGTGCCAGCCGCCACACCGGCAGCGCGAGTAGTCCTGGAGACGGTCGTCACCCAAGAACTCGCCGCGGCGCTCGCCGTCGAGCGGCAGGTCCCGGTCGAAGGATTCGTCTTCGCCAACAACGACACCAAACAAGGCGGCCTGGACCCGGCAGCCTTCGCCGCGAGGTCGTCGACCGCGAGCGAATAG
- a CDS encoding CsbD family protein, whose protein sequence is MSVGSKIKYAAQNARGKAKAAAGGATGNRRLRAEGRRDQGAAHVKHAADKAMDTAKNVGHEAKGKIRQVAGAVTDHKGQEAKGKAEQVSARGKEHLNK, encoded by the coding sequence ATGAGTGTCGGCAGCAAGATCAAGTACGCGGCCCAGAACGCGAGGGGGAAGGCGAAGGCAGCCGCCGGCGGCGCCACCGGAAACCGCCGCCTGCGCGCCGAGGGCCGGCGCGATCAGGGTGCGGCTCACGTCAAGCACGCCGCCGACAAGGCCATGGACACCGCGAAGAACGTCGGCCACGAGGCCAAGGGCAAGATCCGGCAGGTGGCGGGAGCGGTGACCGACCACAAGGGCCAAGAGGCCAAGGGAAAGGCCGAACAGGTGAGTGCGCGCGGCAAGGAGCATCTGAACAAGTAA
- a CDS encoding carbohydrate ABC transporter permease: protein MATTEIRNAERSLGPPMSGRAGGAGGTGRTRRWRVRGPLSQGRLAALLLLPSAIVVFGIIVYPVGRTVLISFFDVDSAVPAATPFVGLANYTDILGNAQFWATMGRTLYFTVASTGLELVLGMGLALLLNAPLKLRWLFRAVVVLPWALPTVVNGAMWRGVLNAQYGALNALLTQLHIIPHYNQWLGTPASALNMLVLADVWKTTPLVAFFLLTGLQSIPKEIYESVKVDGAGAIRSFCSITLPLLIPSISVVLILRTIDAFKVFDLVYVLTGGGPANGTQTIAYFTYVQAFSDQRFGYGSALADVIVVAILLLSAVYLRALRRNEMSLM, encoded by the coding sequence GTGGCGACCACCGAGATCCGGAACGCCGAGCGCTCGCTGGGTCCGCCGATGTCCGGCCGCGCGGGCGGCGCGGGCGGCACCGGCCGGACCCGCCGCTGGCGCGTCCGCGGACCCCTGTCCCAAGGCCGGCTCGCCGCGCTGCTGCTGCTCCCGTCGGCGATCGTCGTGTTCGGCATCATCGTCTACCCGGTGGGCCGCACGGTGCTGATCTCGTTCTTCGACGTCGACAGCGCCGTGCCGGCCGCCACGCCGTTCGTCGGACTGGCCAACTACACCGACATCCTGGGCAACGCGCAGTTCTGGGCGACCATGGGCCGGACCCTGTACTTCACGGTCGCCTCCACAGGTCTGGAGCTGGTCCTGGGCATGGGATTGGCGCTGCTGCTGAACGCGCCGCTCAAGCTGCGGTGGCTGTTCCGCGCGGTGGTCGTGCTGCCGTGGGCTCTGCCGACGGTCGTCAACGGCGCCATGTGGCGCGGCGTGCTCAACGCCCAATACGGAGCGCTGAACGCCCTGCTGACGCAGCTGCACATCATCCCGCACTACAACCAGTGGCTCGGCACGCCGGCCAGCGCCCTGAACATGCTGGTGCTGGCCGACGTCTGGAAGACGACGCCGCTGGTGGCCTTCTTCCTGCTCACCGGACTCCAGTCGATCCCCAAGGAGATCTACGAGAGCGTCAAGGTCGACGGCGCCGGCGCGATCCGGTCGTTCTGCTCGATCACCTTGCCGCTGCTCATCCCGAGCATCTCCGTGGTGCTGATCCTGCGCACCATCGACGCCTTCAAGGTCTTCGACCTCGTCTACGTCCTCACCGGCGGCGGCCCGGCCAACGGCACGCAGACGATCGCCTACTTCACGTACGTCCAAGCCTTCTCCGACCAGCGCTTCGGCTACGGATCGGCGCTGGCGGACGTGATCGTCGTCGCCATCCTGCTGCTGTCCGCGGTGTATCTGCGGGCTCTGCGACGCAACGAGATGAGCCTGATGTGA
- a CDS encoding aldehyde dehydrogenase family protein, whose translation MSTETYPWSGTLFVDGQFRSALAGGAFGIRDKATDEVFAEAGAATVQDVDAAVASALTAQKAWAQASFAERASVLRQAAATLREAPELRELIMRETGCIGGKADYEIGAAASELIEAAALASRPLGEVLRTTHAGRLSISERRPVGLVAAITPWNFPLVLGMRVIAPALALGNAVLLKPSPETPACGGLEIARIFAEAGVPAGLLQVLPGGEEVGRRLVEHPDVAMVHFTGSTKVGREIARTAGGLLKKTSLELGGNNALIVLEDADVEQAAMMGAWSTFHYQGQTCITAGRHIVHRAVAEAYIENLTARAAAISLGDPVRESVGLGPMINDVQVARARRLLDDAVAGGARVLTGGTNEGNFFRPTVAVDIDVKSALWTEEIFAPIAPIVIVDTDEEAVELANDSGYGLVSSVVGADERRAGAVARRLNAGMVHVNDATPQDEALAPFGGIGQSGLGGRAGGDSNIEEYTELRWLTVDSLPVHYPY comes from the coding sequence ATGAGCACTGAAACCTACCCCTGGTCCGGGACGCTGTTCGTGGACGGCCAGTTCCGTTCGGCGTTGGCAGGCGGGGCATTCGGCATCCGCGACAAGGCGACGGACGAGGTCTTCGCCGAAGCCGGCGCGGCCACGGTGCAGGACGTCGACGCCGCTGTCGCGTCGGCGCTGACGGCGCAGAAGGCCTGGGCACAGGCGTCGTTCGCGGAGCGTGCGAGCGTGCTGCGTCAGGCTGCTGCGACGCTGCGCGAGGCGCCGGAACTGCGCGAGCTGATCATGCGCGAGACCGGCTGTATCGGCGGCAAAGCCGACTATGAGATCGGCGCGGCAGCCAGCGAGCTGATCGAGGCCGCGGCGCTGGCCTCCCGGCCGCTCGGGGAAGTGCTGCGCACGACGCACGCTGGGCGGCTGTCGATCTCCGAGCGGCGCCCGGTCGGCCTGGTCGCGGCGATCACGCCGTGGAACTTCCCGCTGGTCCTGGGGATGCGGGTCATCGCCCCGGCGCTGGCGTTGGGCAACGCGGTACTGCTCAAGCCCTCGCCGGAGACCCCGGCATGCGGCGGGCTGGAGATCGCCCGGATCTTCGCCGAAGCCGGCGTCCCGGCCGGGCTGCTGCAGGTGCTGCCCGGCGGCGAGGAGGTCGGGCGCCGGCTCGTCGAACACCCCGACGTCGCGATGGTCCACTTCACCGGCTCGACGAAGGTGGGGCGCGAAATCGCCCGGACCGCCGGCGGGCTGCTGAAGAAGACCTCGCTCGAGCTCGGCGGCAACAATGCCCTGATCGTGCTCGAGGACGCCGACGTCGAGCAGGCCGCGATGATGGGCGCCTGGTCGACCTTCCACTACCAGGGCCAGACCTGCATCACCGCCGGACGCCACATCGTGCACCGCGCGGTCGCCGAGGCGTACATCGAGAACCTGACGGCGCGCGCCGCGGCGATCAGCCTCGGCGATCCGGTCCGGGAGAGCGTCGGACTCGGGCCGATGATCAACGACGTGCAAGTTGCGCGCGCCCGGCGGCTGCTGGACGACGCCGTCGCCGGCGGCGCGCGGGTCCTGACCGGCGGCACGAACGAAGGGAACTTCTTCCGCCCGACCGTCGCGGTCGACATCGATGTGAAGTCGGCGCTGTGGACCGAGGAGATCTTCGCTCCGATCGCCCCGATCGTGATCGTCGACACCGATGAGGAAGCGGTCGAACTCGCCAACGACTCCGGCTACGGCTTGGTGTCGTCCGTGGTCGGCGCGGACGAGCGGCGCGCCGGCGCCGTCGCCCGCCGGCTCAACGCCGGCATGGTGCACGTCAACGACGCCACGCCGCAGGACGAAGCGCTCGCGCCGTTCGGCGGGATCGGGCAGTCCGGCCTCGGCGGTCGCGCCGGCGGCGACTCCAACATCGAGGAATACACCGAGCTGCGCTGGCTGACCGTCGACTCGCTGCCGGTGCACTACCCGTACTGA
- a CDS encoding APC family permease: protein MTVPSVPPASEHHAPEHPAPERLRRGALGVVDIAASTMANIGPAMSFFFGFAFLASTAGVASPLTIVVAGIAIALLGNTLSQFCRALPSAGGFITYIGKGFGPRSAVTTALVAITGYIIAMASIIAISGGFLAIAVKRYAHVTIPWGILTLILTALAVAVMISGVAVSTKAAGLFFAFEMVVLVVVSVVVIIKHGAHLSLTPFEPKHINNGFSGLAAGFPLAIYMFIGWENSAALAEETDHPRRDVPRAVFTSIAVMVVSYLLFAYATVTGFDYNVDKLSQATVPFISVADGTLGVFAFFAYLAGLTSTLGALISGTNSQARLLFNAGREGLLARWIGRVDPVRRTPVNATFVYVAISLLVIGGWALGHVVGGSTGHLDAITFFSESGTMGTIPVLVVYLFTNLALPVYYRRHRREEFSALRHAVFPVLGAAVIVVPLYYLGKSGQAAPYSWFPWAALALVAVSALYAFYAVRRDPGLADRVGSILADDRAPAELAEPTGGPAPVPDPVIITSPAPTGEVL from the coding sequence ATGACCGTCCCATCAGTTCCCCCTGCCTCCGAGCACCACGCCCCCGAGCACCCCGCCCCCGAGCGTCTGCGCCGAGGCGCGCTCGGCGTCGTCGACATCGCCGCCTCCACCATGGCGAACATCGGCCCGGCCATGAGCTTCTTCTTCGGCTTCGCCTTCCTGGCCTCCACCGCCGGCGTCGCCTCGCCCCTGACGATCGTCGTCGCCGGCATCGCCATCGCGCTGCTCGGCAACACCCTGTCCCAGTTCTGCCGGGCCCTGCCCTCGGCCGGCGGGTTCATCACCTACATCGGCAAGGGCTTCGGGCCGCGCAGCGCCGTCACCACCGCGCTGGTCGCCATCACCGGCTACATCATCGCGATGGCGTCGATCATCGCGATCTCCGGCGGGTTCCTGGCCATCGCCGTCAAGCGCTACGCGCACGTCACCATCCCCTGGGGCATCCTGACGCTGATCCTCACGGCGCTCGCCGTCGCCGTCATGATCAGCGGCGTCGCGGTCTCCACGAAGGCCGCCGGGCTCTTCTTCGCCTTCGAGATGGTCGTGCTCGTCGTCGTCTCCGTCGTCGTCATCATCAAGCACGGCGCGCACCTGTCCCTCACGCCGTTCGAGCCGAAGCACATCAACAACGGGTTCTCCGGACTGGCTGCCGGATTTCCGCTGGCGATTTACATGTTCATCGGCTGGGAGAACTCCGCGGCGCTCGCCGAGGAGACCGACCATCCGCGGCGGGACGTGCCTCGCGCGGTCTTCACCTCGATCGCGGTCATGGTCGTCAGCTATCTGCTGTTCGCTTATGCGACCGTCACAGGGTTCGACTACAACGTCGACAAGCTCTCGCAGGCGACGGTGCCGTTCATCTCGGTCGCCGATGGGACGCTCGGGGTGTTCGCGTTCTTTGCCTACCTCGCCGGGCTCACCTCGACCCTCGGCGCGCTCATCTCCGGGACGAACTCGCAAGCCAGGCTTCTGTTCAACGCCGGGCGCGAAGGGCTGCTCGCACGCTGGATCGGACGGGTGGACCCGGTGCGCCGGACGCCGGTCAACGCCACGTTCGTCTACGTCGCGATCTCCCTGCTGGTCATCGGCGGCTGGGCGCTCGGGCACGTCGTGGGCGGGTCGACCGGGCATCTGGACGCCATCACGTTCTTCTCAGAGTCCGGGACCATGGGCACGATCCCGGTCCTGGTCGTGTATCTGTTCACGAACCTCGCGCTTCCGGTCTACTACCGGCGTCACCGGCGCGAGGAGTTCTCGGCGCTGCGCCATGCGGTGTTTCCGGTGCTCGGTGCGGCGGTCATCGTCGTGCCGCTGTACTACCTCGGCAAATCCGGTCAGGCGGCGCCTTACAGCTGGTTCCCCTGGGCCGCCCTTGCACTCGTCGCGGTCTCCGCGCTCTATGCGTTCTACGCCGTGCGGCGCGACCCCGGCTTGGCCGATCGTGTCGGCTCGATTCTCGCCGACGATCGGGCGCCGGCCGAGCTTGCCGAACCGACCGGCGGACCGGCGCCGGTCCCTGATCCCGTCATCATCACCTCCCCCGCACCAACCGGAGAAGTTCTGTGA
- a CDS encoding GntR family transcriptional regulator codes for MSLDVDPAHAPQRTRGADPLWSQTADLLVEHIARRGLSAGAKLPPERDLCAQLDISRVTLRKALLHLVDRGVLTATQGRGWFVASRVAAREWPDDLESFTATARRKHMTPGAIVLVQEVRPATLDEGDRLDVPAGTPLVHLERIRLLNGVRIALDRTLLPLDAAPAVPDLDFTTASLFEVLRDAGVSLERSVATVEARVADQAGAEVLQVEPGAPILVLDQIIYSADQRPILASTIEYSGERYRLRTTFSAH; via the coding sequence TTGAGTCTTGACGTCGATCCGGCCCACGCGCCGCAGCGCACGCGCGGTGCCGATCCGCTGTGGTCCCAGACCGCGGACCTGCTCGTCGAGCACATCGCGCGGCGCGGACTGTCCGCGGGCGCCAAGCTCCCCCCGGAGCGCGATCTGTGCGCCCAGCTCGACATCTCCCGCGTGACGCTTCGCAAAGCCTTGCTGCACCTGGTCGACCGCGGCGTCCTGACCGCCACGCAGGGCCGCGGCTGGTTCGTGGCCTCGCGCGTGGCGGCGCGGGAGTGGCCCGACGACCTGGAGTCCTTCACGGCGACCGCGCGCCGCAAGCACATGACGCCGGGCGCCATCGTGCTGGTCCAGGAAGTCCGGCCGGCCACGCTGGACGAAGGCGACCGGCTGGACGTGCCGGCGGGCACGCCGCTGGTCCACCTCGAGCGGATCCGCCTGCTCAACGGCGTGCGCATCGCGCTGGACCGCACCCTGTTGCCGCTGGACGCCGCGCCGGCTGTACCCGATCTGGACTTCACCACGGCATCGTTGTTCGAGGTGTTGCGCGATGCCGGGGTGAGTCTGGAACGCTCGGTGGCCACCGTGGAGGCACGCGTCGCGGACCAGGCGGGCGCCGAGGTCCTTCAGGTCGAGCCCGGCGCGCCGATCCTGGTCCTGGACCAGATCATCTACTCCGCCGACCAGCGGCCGATCCTGGCCTCGACGATCGAGTACAGCGGGGAGCGCTACCGGCTGCGCACCACCTTCTCAGCCCACTGA
- a CDS encoding N-acetylglucosamine kinase, protein MSVTSPNPAVVGIDIGGTKTHLAVGAVGAVGAVGTSSTDAAVREHVVATSAWRTADVVADAKALAELIGRHLGEEAKSLPTALGAHGCDSTEQCLALEAELSRHLAGPVRVVNDAELMTWAMGVADGIGVVSGTGSIAVARDRHGRLVTSGGWGWVLGDEGGAAGIVREAVRAVLAELDAGGGQDPLVAALFAGFGVDGGPELAMALTRRSSADWWGSHAGLVFAAADQGSRIAGRVVDEAGTQLAGLVTRLLARGVRTEHVVIGGGVVTAQSRLREKFLSILARDRPELSVSVLDRPPVTGALALAMSLVPHLEATS, encoded by the coding sequence ATGAGTGTTACCTCCCCTAACCCCGCTGTAGTCGGCATCGACATCGGCGGCACCAAGACCCATCTGGCGGTCGGCGCGGTCGGCGCAGTCGGCGCAGTCGGTACGAGCAGCACCGACGCCGCCGTGCGCGAGCACGTCGTCGCCACCTCCGCCTGGCGCACCGCCGACGTCGTCGCCGACGCCAAGGCGCTGGCCGAGCTGATCGGCCGGCATCTCGGGGAGGAAGCGAAAAGCCTGCCCACGGCGCTCGGCGCCCACGGCTGCGACAGCACCGAGCAGTGCCTGGCCCTGGAGGCCGAGCTGTCCCGGCACCTGGCTGGACCGGTCCGCGTGGTCAACGACGCCGAGCTCATGACCTGGGCGATGGGCGTCGCCGACGGGATCGGCGTGGTCTCCGGCACCGGCTCGATCGCCGTGGCGCGCGACCGGCACGGCCGCCTGGTCACCTCCGGCGGCTGGGGCTGGGTGCTCGGCGACGAGGGCGGCGCGGCCGGCATCGTCCGGGAGGCCGTCCGCGCGGTGCTGGCCGAGCTGGACGCCGGGGGAGGGCAGGACCCGCTGGTCGCGGCCCTGTTCGCCGGCTTCGGCGTCGACGGCGGGCCGGAGCTGGCGATGGCTTTGACCCGCCGCAGCTCCGCCGACTGGTGGGGCAGCCACGCCGGTCTGGTCTTCGCCGCCGCCGATCAGGGCTCGCGGATCGCCGGCCGGGTGGTGGACGAGGCCGGGACCCAGCTGGCCGGTCTGGTCACGCGGCTGCTGGCCCGCGGCGTCCGGACCGAGCACGTCGTGATCGGCGGCGGCGTCGTCACCGCACAGTCCCGGCTGCGCGAGAAGTTCCTCAGCATCCTGGCCCGCGACCGCCCGGAGCTGTCCGTATCCGTTCTGGATCGACCCCCTGTCACCGGGGCCCTAGCGCTGGCCATGTCTCTCGTCCCTCACCTGGAGGCCACTTCATGA
- a CDS encoding carbohydrate ABC transporter permease, which yields MSASLKYRIFIHVAALLVALVILAPFAWMATASITEPTALITRPYHWIPSHLDFSRYKAIFAGHGDDVASAFRASLVNSTIVAVGTVVISMSVGVLGAYAFAMLRFRLRRVTMMVFLTTYMLPPIALLVPLYLIMSSLGLLDSDLGLIIIYCSYVTPFVLWILSNYFSTIPAELEEAARVDGCSRMGALFRIMLPAARPGLFATIMFAFILAWDEFLYALIFTSSSASKTIPVAIADFTGRYSTDFGLVAAGGLIASVPPVLLAVAFQKFVVGGLSAGAVKG from the coding sequence GTGAGCGCCTCCCTGAAGTACCGGATATTCATCCACGTCGCGGCGCTGCTGGTGGCGCTGGTCATCCTGGCGCCGTTCGCCTGGATGGCCACCGCGAGCATCACCGAGCCGACGGCGCTGATCACCCGGCCCTACCACTGGATCCCCAGCCACCTGGACTTCAGCCGGTACAAGGCGATCTTCGCAGGGCACGGCGACGACGTCGCCTCGGCCTTCCGCGCCTCGCTGGTCAACTCCACGATCGTGGCGGTGGGCACCGTGGTGATCTCGATGTCGGTGGGCGTCCTGGGCGCCTACGCCTTCGCGATGCTGCGCTTCCGGCTGCGGCGCGTGACGATGATGGTCTTCCTGACCACGTACATGCTGCCGCCGATCGCGCTGCTGGTCCCGCTCTACCTGATCATGAGCTCGCTCGGCCTGCTCGACAGCGACCTCGGCCTGATCATCATCTACTGCTCCTACGTCACGCCGTTCGTGCTGTGGATCCTGAGCAACTACTTCTCCACGATCCCCGCCGAGTTGGAGGAGGCCGCGCGCGTCGACGGCTGCTCCAGGATGGGAGCGCTGTTCCGGATCATGCTCCCGGCCGCGCGCCCCGGGCTGTTCGCGACGATCATGTTCGCGTTCATCCTGGCCTGGGACGAGTTCCTCTACGCGCTGATCTTCACCTCCTCGTCGGCGTCCAAGACCATCCCGGTGGCCATCGCCGACTTCACCGGCCGCTACAGCACCGACTTCGGCCTGGTGGCCGCGGGCGGACTCATCGCCTCCGTACCCCCGGTGCTGCTGGCCGTCGCGTTCCAGAAGTTCGTCGTCGGCGGACTGTCCGCCGGAGCCGTCAAGGGTTAA
- a CDS encoding ROK family transcriptional regulator, which produces MPLERPELPDSARAVFRALAVDGPASRPALSEALGISKVTMSAAIGELESLGLVRSQGMTRGATGRSAVLYTLAPGAGHVLGVEVGATRVRVAAHSLDGLRISTRTEALASHHRQVTTDATAVAIALVETVRAEVGEDYGPLRGVVIAAPTLPKAGPAGRQLLDGVQLLTTELPVPPEVPMSVENNVNCAAVAEHRIGVARDYGTFAYLQIGVKIGVGLIIDGALLRGTHGAAGEVAMVPFPWAPGVRPRRAGLEEYLGSDALMERCAAAWPTGGTPVPKDAVALFDAAAGGDAHARRVVDEHARDIGALVVSVLAVFDPGLIVLGGGVGQNQLVLPEVRRTVQALAWDTEVTAGALGDHATLLGAVHTAIGRALDAIA; this is translated from the coding sequence ATGCCACTGGAGCGTCCCGAACTGCCCGACAGCGCCCGCGCGGTGTTCCGCGCCCTGGCCGTGGACGGCCCGGCGAGCAGACCGGCGCTCAGCGAGGCGCTGGGGATCTCGAAGGTCACCATGTCGGCGGCGATCGGCGAGCTGGAATCGCTCGGTCTGGTCCGCAGCCAGGGCATGACACGGGGCGCGACCGGCCGCAGCGCAGTGCTCTACACGTTGGCTCCGGGCGCGGGACACGTCCTGGGCGTCGAGGTCGGCGCCACCCGCGTGCGCGTCGCCGCCCACAGCCTGGACGGCCTGCGGATCAGCACCCGTACCGAGGCTCTGGCCAGCCACCACCGCCAGGTCACCACCGACGCCACAGCGGTGGCGATCGCCCTGGTCGAAACCGTGCGCGCCGAGGTGGGCGAGGACTACGGACCCCTGCGCGGCGTGGTGATCGCCGCGCCGACGCTGCCCAAGGCCGGCCCGGCGGGACGTCAGCTGCTGGACGGCGTGCAACTGCTCACCACCGAGCTGCCGGTACCGCCGGAGGTGCCGATGTCGGTGGAGAACAACGTGAACTGCGCAGCGGTGGCCGAACACCGCATCGGCGTCGCCCGCGACTACGGCACCTTCGCGTACCTGCAGATCGGCGTGAAGATCGGCGTCGGCCTGATCATCGACGGAGCCCTCCTGCGCGGCACGCACGGCGCGGCCGGCGAGGTCGCGATGGTGCCCTTCCCCTGGGCGCCGGGCGTCCGACCGCGGCGCGCCGGACTGGAGGAGTATCTGGGTTCGGACGCACTGATGGAACGCTGCGCGGCAGCCTGGCCCACCGGCGGCACCCCGGTCCCGAAGGACGCCGTGGCACTGTTCGACGCGGCAGCCGGCGGCGACGCCCACGCCCGCCGCGTCGTCGACGAGCACGCCCGCGACATCGGAGCCCTGGTGGTCTCGGTCCTCGCCGTCTTCGATCCAGGACTGATCGTCCTCGGCGGCGGCGTCGGACAGAACCAGCTGGTACTGCCAGAAGTACGCCGCACGGTGCAGGCTCTCGCGTGGGACACCGAGGTGACGGCCGGCGCCTTGGGCGACCACGCCACGCTGCTCGGCGCCGTGCACACGGCTATAGGGCGCGCGCTGGACGCGATCGCTTAG